In Methylocystis echinoides, one genomic interval encodes:
- a CDS encoding xanthine dehydrogenase family protein subunit M: MIPFRYARSADVADAIRLIAADPTAKFVAGGTNLIDLMKMDVERPTTVIDITRLPLKQVENTPGGGLRIGALVPNADLACHPLIEQRYPVLASAILSGASQQLRNMASTGGNLLQRTRCHYFYDTATPCNKRAPGSGCSAIGGQNRMHAILGASDACIATHPSDMCVALALLEATVHVARLSGDRAIPFADFHRLPGDAPERDSTLEPGEIITGVELPPKGFPTHYTYLKIRDRLSYAFALVSVAVGLELDGGVVVEGRMALGGVAHKPWRDPEAERALRGQPADAAVFARAADVLLRGAKGYGRNDFKLDLARRCILRALTQAARGAPQSQSSKRIS; this comes from the coding sequence GTGATCCCCTTCCGCTACGCGCGCTCGGCCGATGTCGCGGACGCCATCCGGTTGATCGCCGCAGATCCAACCGCGAAATTCGTCGCAGGCGGCACCAATCTCATCGATCTCATGAAGATGGACGTCGAACGACCGACGACCGTCATCGACATTACGCGGCTGCCGTTGAAGCAGGTCGAGAACACGCCCGGCGGGGGCCTGCGGATCGGCGCGCTCGTCCCCAACGCCGATCTCGCCTGCCATCCGCTCATCGAGCAACGCTATCCGGTCCTCGCCAGCGCCATCCTGTCCGGCGCGTCGCAGCAATTGCGCAATATGGCGTCGACGGGCGGCAACCTCCTGCAACGCACGCGCTGCCATTATTTCTACGACACGGCGACGCCCTGCAACAAGCGCGCGCCGGGAAGCGGCTGTTCGGCGATCGGCGGGCAAAATCGCATGCATGCGATTCTCGGCGCCAGCGACGCCTGCATCGCCACGCACCCATCCGACATGTGCGTGGCGCTCGCGCTGTTGGAGGCGACTGTGCACGTCGCGAGGCTCTCTGGAGACCGGGCGATCCCGTTCGCCGATTTCCACCGCCTGCCGGGCGATGCGCCGGAGCGCGACTCGACCCTCGAGCCAGGCGAGATCATCACCGGCGTAGAGTTGCCGCCGAAAGGCTTCCCGACGCACTACACTTATCTTAAAATCCGCGACCGGCTCTCCTACGCCTTCGCATTGGTCTCGGTGGCGGTCGGGCTCGAACTCGACGGCGGCGTCGTCGTGGAGGGACGTATGGCGCTGGGCGGCGTCGCCCACAAGCCCTGGCGCGATCCGGAAGCCGAAAGGGCCCTGCGGGGCCAACCCGCCGACGCGGCCGTCTTCGCGCGCGCGGCGGACGTGCTGCTGCGCGGCGCCAAAGGCTACGGGCGCAACGACTTCAAGCTCGATCTCGCGCGCCGTTGCATCCTGCGCGCGCTGACCCAGGCCGCACGCGGCGCGCCGCAATCGCAGTCGTCCAAGAGAATCAGCTGA
- a CDS encoding PTS sugar transporter subunit IIA — protein MIGMVLVTHGHLATEFRSALEHVVGPQKQLVSISIGPEDDMERRRADILEAIHKADSGDGVVLLTDMFGGTPSNLAISVMNGGKVEVLAGVNLPMLIKLASVRDTATLEQAVLQAQDAGRKYVYIASRVLNPK, from the coding sequence ATGATCGGAATGGTCTTGGTGACCCATGGCCACCTCGCCACGGAGTTTCGCTCCGCGCTCGAACACGTCGTCGGGCCGCAGAAGCAGCTTGTCTCCATTTCCATCGGACCAGAAGACGACATGGAGCGCCGCCGGGCCGACATTCTCGAAGCGATCCACAAGGCCGACAGCGGCGACGGCGTGGTGCTGCTCACCGACATGTTCGGCGGCACCCCTTCCAATCTGGCCATTTCGGTGATGAACGGCGGCAAGGTCGAAGTTCTCGCCGGGGTGAATCTGCCGATGCTGATCAAGTTGGCGTCGGTGCGGGATACGGCTACGCTCGAGCAGGCGGTGCTCCAGGCTCAGGACGCCGGGCGAAAGTATGTCTATATCGCCAGCCGCGTTCTCAACCCGAAGTGA
- a CDS encoding xanthine dehydrogenase family protein molybdopterin-binding subunit — MTRYIGAPTSRVDGFAKVTGAAKYAAEFDAPGLAYGGVATSTIAKGRILRIDCEAALRVAGVIEVFTHENRPPLPDDDEAYKDATSPEGAPFRPLFDDRIMFDRQPIALVVAETSEIARFAASLIVVDYESEPHRTDMFRDLAAAIPLKAPSDSSQDAQFTPPKTRGRPDEALAAATTRHAGDYFVPIEHHNPMELFASTVVYEGDGRLTVYDKTQGVQNVQQYLCKVFEMRPEDLRVVSPFVGGAFGSGLRPQFQVMLAVLAARALRRSVRVALTRQQMYVLGYRPAMRQSVELGANADGTLAAIAHDALTITSTYEDFYRQETAWSGLLYKCANAKYAHRLARLDLPTPCDMRAPSAPTALFALESAMDELAVALEIDPLELRLRCYSDRDQNNDRPFSSKALRECYRQGAEAFGWEKRNREPRSMRDDGELIGWGMATGMWEALQMPIAVRIALGANGHAEVACATSDIGTGTYTIMAQVAADMLGSPLDSVSVKLGDSSLPQSPVEGGSWIAASVANGIATTAGAIRAELLRLAKRMPDSPFATAADSEVALVDGKLVTTGEPSHSALIADIMRHSGVDRVEQEKATEPRDDAARAHNTHSAIFVEVRVDEQLGVIRVTRVVSAIAAGRILNAKTAKSQISGSVVWGIGMALHEETLIDHRFGRIMNANIAEYHVPVNADIRDIDVIFVEEAHDANPLGIKGVGEIGVVGVAAAIANAVYNATGKRVRDLPITLDKLRL, encoded by the coding sequence ATGACCCGTTACATCGGCGCCCCCACATCCCGTGTCGACGGCTTCGCTAAAGTGACGGGGGCTGCAAAATATGCGGCGGAATTCGACGCGCCGGGGCTGGCCTACGGCGGCGTGGCGACGTCGACGATCGCCAAGGGCCGCATCCTGCGCATCGATTGCGAAGCCGCCTTGCGCGTCGCCGGCGTCATCGAGGTCTTCACGCACGAAAACCGGCCGCCCCTGCCGGACGACGACGAGGCCTATAAAGACGCCACGTCGCCTGAGGGCGCGCCGTTCCGGCCGCTCTTCGACGACCGGATCATGTTCGATCGCCAGCCGATCGCGCTCGTCGTCGCCGAAACGTCCGAGATCGCGCGCTTTGCGGCTTCATTGATCGTGGTGGACTATGAAAGCGAGCCGCATCGGACCGATATGTTTCGCGACCTCGCGGCCGCCATTCCCCTAAAGGCGCCGTCGGACTCGTCGCAAGACGCGCAGTTCACCCCGCCAAAGACCCGCGGTCGGCCCGACGAGGCGCTCGCCGCTGCGACGACCCGCCACGCCGGGGACTACTTTGTCCCGATCGAGCATCATAATCCGATGGAGCTTTTCGCCTCGACAGTCGTCTATGAGGGCGACGGCAGGCTCACCGTCTATGACAAGACGCAAGGCGTCCAGAACGTCCAGCAATACTTGTGCAAGGTGTTCGAGATGCGGCCGGAAGACTTGCGCGTCGTCTCGCCCTTCGTGGGCGGCGCGTTCGGCTCGGGCCTGCGCCCGCAGTTTCAGGTCATGCTGGCGGTCCTCGCGGCGCGCGCGCTGCGACGGTCGGTCCGGGTCGCGTTGACGCGACAACAAATGTATGTGCTGGGCTACCGCCCCGCCATGCGCCAAAGCGTCGAGCTGGGCGCAAACGCCGACGGAACTCTCGCCGCCATCGCCCATGACGCGCTGACGATCACCTCGACATACGAGGATTTCTACCGGCAAGAAACAGCCTGGTCGGGCCTGCTGTACAAATGCGCGAATGCGAAATACGCGCATCGGCTCGCGCGGCTGGATCTTCCGACCCCTTGCGACATGCGCGCGCCCAGCGCGCCGACGGCGTTATTCGCGCTCGAATCCGCCATGGACGAACTTGCCGTCGCGCTCGAGATCGATCCGCTCGAGCTGCGTTTGCGGTGCTACTCCGATCGCGATCAGAATAACGATCGACCGTTCAGCAGCAAGGCGCTGCGCGAATGCTACCGCCAGGGGGCCGAAGCCTTTGGCTGGGAGAAGCGCAATCGGGAACCGCGTTCGATGCGGGACGACGGCGAGCTGATCGGCTGGGGCATGGCGACCGGCATGTGGGAGGCGCTGCAGATGCCAATCGCCGTGCGCATCGCGCTCGGCGCGAACGGCCATGCAGAAGTCGCCTGCGCAACCTCCGACATCGGCACCGGAACCTATACCATCATGGCGCAGGTCGCGGCCGACATGCTTGGGTCGCCTCTCGACAGCGTCAGCGTGAAGCTCGGGGATTCGAGCCTCCCCCAATCGCCTGTCGAGGGCGGTTCGTGGATCGCCGCCTCGGTGGCGAACGGCATTGCGACGACGGCGGGCGCCATCCGCGCGGAACTGTTGCGGCTTGCGAAGCGGATGCCGGACTCGCCATTTGCGACGGCGGCGGACAGCGAGGTTGCGCTGGTCGACGGCAAGCTCGTGACGACGGGCGAGCCGTCGCATTCGGCCCTGATCGCTGACATCATGCGCCACAGCGGCGTCGACCGCGTCGAGCAGGAAAAAGCCACCGAGCCCCGCGATGACGCGGCGCGCGCGCATAACACGCACTCGGCGATTTTTGTGGAGGTGAGAGTCGACGAGCAGCTTGGCGTCATCCGCGTCACGCGGGTCGTCAGCGCGATCGCCGCCGGGCGCATCTTGAACGCGAAGACCGCGAAGAGCCAGATATCCGGCAGCGTAGTCTGGGGGATCGGCATGGCGTTGCACGAGGAGACGCTGATCGATCACAGATTTGGCCGCATCATGAACGCCAACATCGCCGAGTATCACGTGCCGGTGAACGCCGATATCCGCGACATAGACGTCATCTTCGTAGAGGAAGCGCATGACGCCAATCCGCTCGGGATCAAGGGCGTCGGCGAGATTGGCGTTGTCGGCGTCGCCGCCGCGATCGCCAACGCGGTCTATAACGCGACGGGAAAGCGCGTGCGCGACTTGCCGATCACGCTAGATAAACTGCGGCTTTGA
- a CDS encoding HPr kinase/phosphatase C-terminal domain-containing protein — protein MAQAPGAPPPAAYLHANALALGEKGLLLRGPSGAGKSALTLALIARIEASGAFARLVGDDRVRVESHGGRLVARPHPAIAGLIEVRGIGPVRVPFEKACRLSALVDVGRPGETPARFPEEAEKKVVLQGVALPRLYVQGCDDAALARIVVFLQSVDTN, from the coding sequence ATGGCGCAAGCGCCAGGCGCCCCTCCCCCCGCCGCCTATCTCCACGCCAATGCGCTGGCGCTCGGCGAAAAGGGGCTGCTGCTGCGCGGCCCCTCGGGCGCTGGCAAGAGCGCCCTCACCCTCGCCCTGATTGCGCGGATTGAGGCGTCGGGCGCCTTTGCGCGGCTCGTCGGGGACGACCGGGTGCGGGTCGAGTCGCACGGCGGGCGGCTCGTCGCGCGGCCGCATCCGGCCATCGCCGGGCTGATCGAGGTTAGAGGCATCGGCCCTGTCCGAGTTCCCTTCGAGAAGGCCTGCCGCCTCAGCGCCCTTGTCGACGTCGGCCGTCCCGGCGAGACGCCGGCGCGCTTCCCCGAAGAGGCTGAAAAAAAAGTCGTGCTGCAGGGCGTCGCCCTGCCGCGCCTTTACGTCCAAGGCTGCGACGACGCCGCTCTTGCGCGAATCGTCGTTTTCCTTCAAAGCGTTGACACAAATTGA
- a CDS encoding TMEM175 family protein, which yields MELKVPNGEDVRALVALWPAFSSYALSFIYIGVY from the coding sequence CTGGAGCTGAAAGTTCCGAACGGAGAAGACGTCAGGGCGCTCGTTGCGCTGTGGCCGGCGTTTTCGAGCTACGCGCTCAGCTTCATCTACATCGGCGTTTACTGA
- a CDS encoding HPr family phosphocarrier protein, producing the protein MTEAQERGADTAVSRELPIINRKGLHARATAKFVQCCEKFDAEITVAKDGETVGGSSIMGILTLGAGQGSTITVTASGPQAREALDALDALVANRFGEDE; encoded by the coding sequence ATGACCGAAGCGCAGGAGCGGGGGGCCGACACGGCCGTTTCCCGCGAACTTCCGATTATCAATCGCAAGGGCCTGCACGCCCGCGCCACCGCCAAATTCGTCCAGTGCTGCGAGAAGTTCGACGCCGAGATCACCGTCGCCAAGGACGGCGAGACGGTCGGCGGCAGCTCGATCATGGGCATTCTGACGCTGGGCGCCGGCCAGGGCTCGACGATCACCGTGACCGCCAGCGGCCCCCAGGCCAGAGAAGCGCTCGACGCCCTCGACGCGCTCGTCGCCAATCGCTTCGGCGAAGACGAATAA